A stretch of the Desulfobacter sp. genome encodes the following:
- a CDS encoding response regulator transcription factor, with amino-acid sequence MRLLLVEDDEKIASFVEKGLRSAGFAVDHAQTGIEGLDMALGVDYDTLIVDIMLPEMDGFSLIEKLRAKGKNTPIIVLSARGRVGDRIKGLEAGADDYLTKPFSFSELQARVQALIRRAGNQTEPVSLTYADLSVDIVKRQVRRGQDLLDLQPLEFSLLEYLIRNRERVVSKTMIMEHVWNYNFDPMTNVVEARICRLRDKIDKGYPIKLIHTVRGAGYVLKTQNA; translated from the coding sequence ATGAGATTGTTATTGGTGGAAGATGATGAGAAAATAGCCTCTTTTGTTGAAAAGGGGCTGCGGTCCGCAGGCTTTGCCGTGGACCATGCACAAACCGGCATTGAAGGCCTTGATATGGCATTGGGCGTGGATTATGACACGCTGATCGTTGATATTATGCTGCCGGAGATGGACGGGTTTTCCTTGATTGAAAAGTTGAGGGCCAAAGGGAAAAATACCCCCATTATTGTCCTGAGTGCAAGGGGGAGGGTGGGAGATCGGATCAAAGGCCTTGAGGCAGGTGCCGATGATTATCTGACCAAACCCTTTTCTTTTTCAGAGCTTCAGGCCCGGGTTCAGGCCTTGATCAGAAGGGCGGGAAACCAGACCGAGCCGGTTTCTTTGACCTATGCTGATTTGAGCGTGGATATTGTCAAGCGCCAGGTCCGGCGGGGACAAGACCTGCTTGATTTACAGCCTTTAGAGTTTTCCCTGCTTGAGTATCTGATTCGGAACCGGGAGCGGGTGGTGTCCAAGACCATGATTATGGAGCATGTGTGGAACTATAATTTTGATCCCATGACCAATGTGGTGGAGGCAAGGATCTGCCGCCTTCGGGATAAAATAGACAAGGGATATCCAATTAAGCTCATCCATACGGTGCGGGGGGCAGGGTATGTCCTTAAAACTCAAAATGCCTGA
- a CDS encoding Do family serine endopeptidase produces the protein MRQIKKIIMIAGLFCIALLPAIAQASVPMVPAGFSALADQAKPGVVNIQTVKTIQGGGRVFQHFFGSPFGGNQQDMEKFFGPFFNQQPRSRTERSLGSGFIIDKKGYIVTNNHVIKDADEIKVILHNNKEYDAKIIGADAMTDLALIKIEAKGLLPLKFGSSQDAEVGSWVVAIGSPFGLEQTVTAGIISAKGRIIGSGPYDDFIQTDASINPGNSGGPLLNLDGEVIGINTAIVKSGQGIGFAIPSDMATGIIDQLTESSHVSRGWLGVSIQNVSKEMAEYYNLEPGQGVYVAKAYEDNPAHEAGIRQGDVIMSINGKEINSSRDLTITIANLKADQKIKVALIREGKEKTIKVKLGKRPDKVGDTQFSGTNSYDDFGFMFKELDNKTAQRLGFPTGLKGLVVSQINPGSLAERSGVRPGDLLVELNHKKINTPGDYAMVLGQIPKGDTAHLLFRRGNSRVFVVRFVKE, from the coding sequence ATGAGACAGATAAAAAAAATAATAATGATTGCAGGGCTTTTCTGTATAGCGCTTCTTCCTGCCATTGCCCAGGCCTCAGTGCCCATGGTGCCTGCGGGGTTTTCAGCTCTGGCAGACCAGGCAAAGCCGGGGGTAGTCAATATCCAGACCGTTAAAACCATTCAGGGCGGGGGACGGGTATTTCAGCATTTTTTCGGTTCTCCTTTCGGGGGAAACCAGCAGGACATGGAAAAATTTTTCGGACCTTTTTTTAATCAGCAGCCGAGAAGCCGCACCGAGCGCAGTCTTGGCTCTGGATTTATCATTGATAAAAAAGGATATATTGTCACCAACAACCATGTGATCAAGGATGCCGACGAGATCAAGGTCATTCTTCACAACAACAAGGAATATGATGCCAAGATCATCGGGGCGGATGCCATGACCGATCTTGCCCTGATCAAGATTGAAGCAAAAGGGCTTTTACCCCTTAAATTCGGATCTTCCCAAGATGCTGAGGTGGGCTCCTGGGTGGTGGCCATCGGTTCTCCTTTCGGTCTTGAGCAGACCGTTACTGCCGGCATTATTTCTGCCAAGGGCAGGATCATCGGGTCAGGCCCTTATGATGATTTTATCCAGACCGATGCCTCGATCAATCCGGGCAATTCCGGGGGGCCTTTGCTCAACCTGGATGGCGAGGTCATCGGCATCAACACGGCCATTGTGAAATCCGGCCAGGGCATAGGTTTTGCCATCCCCTCTGATATGGCCACGGGCATCATTGATCAGCTCACCGAATCCAGCCATGTTTCCAGGGGATGGCTGGGGGTTTCCATCCAGAACGTGAGCAAGGAAATGGCTGAATACTACAATCTTGAACCCGGCCAGGGGGTTTATGTGGCCAAAGCCTATGAAGATAATCCCGCCCATGAGGCCGGGATCCGCCAGGGTGACGTGATCATGAGTATTAACGGCAAAGAAATCAATTCCTCCAGGGATTTGACCATCACCATTGCCAATCTTAAAGCGGACCAGAAGATCAAGGTGGCATTGATCCGTGAGGGAAAGGAAAAAACCATCAAGGTCAAGCTTGGCAAAAGACCGGACAAGGTCGGGGATACTCAATTTTCAGGAACAAACAGTTATGATGATTTCGGGTTCATGTTCAAGGAACTGGACAATAAAACCGCCCAGCGCCTTGGATTTCCCACGGGGCTCAAAGGACTGGTTGTTTCCCAGATCAATCCCGGATCATTGGCGGAAAGATCCGGTGTCAGGCCAGGGGACCTGCTGGTTGAACTGAACCATAAAAAGATAAACACCCCGGGGGACTATGCCATGGTCCTGGGTCAGATTCCAAAAGGGGATACCGCCCACTTGTTGTTCAGGCGGGGCAACTCAAGGGTCTTTGTGGTCAGGTTTGTAAAAGAGTAA
- a CDS encoding ABC-F family ATP-binding cassette domain-containing protein, with protein MSVLISLTNVTKAYGDDTLFSDLSFDVKSGEKLGLIGMNGSGKSTLLKLICKRSLPDEGELSLALGENLVYLAQEDPFELEKTIEQILYQSLSHQPIDDKERHRRVSQALGKGKFADANIKIKHLSGGWRKRLAITRALCMGPDLLLLDEPTNHLDIEGILWLEKMLQAARFSFILVSHDRTFLENVCSHTMEIGRYYEGGYFKILGQYKKFEQEREKYLDAQVKQQASLASKMRREDEWLRQGAKARTTKAKYRIDQAGELRKKLGLIKERNQQTAKVNIDFSGTGRQTRKLLRVHNLGKAFEGTQLFSNITFELGPKFCLGIVGENGSGKSTFLSLVERTLEPDQGTVKWVENLRIAAFHQDRTQIDPNISLRDALNPAGGDSVNYKDQSIHVVSWAKRFLFMPDQLDMPVKRLSGGEKARIILANLMLEPCDILLLDEPTNDLDILSLEVLENSIREFPGAVIIVSHDRYLMDRVCHRMLFLDKKKAPAFYQNFDQILAARHTAKPSKPVKKQVENQKPKEKPVFSYKDKYELEHIEDKILQAEAVVEDLSQKVQAPYVIRDTLLLTQTCALLEQAESQVQDLYARWETLEAKKQAAQENK; from the coding sequence ATGTCTGTATTGATCTCTTTAACAAATGTGACAAAAGCCTATGGGGATGACACCCTGTTTTCCGATCTCAGCTTTGATGTAAAATCCGGAGAAAAGCTCGGACTCATCGGCATGAACGGCTCGGGCAAGTCCACCCTGCTCAAACTTATATGCAAACGCTCTTTGCCCGACGAAGGGGAGTTGAGCCTCGCCCTGGGAGAAAACCTGGTATACCTTGCCCAGGAAGACCCGTTTGAGTTGGAAAAAACCATCGAGCAAATATTGTATCAAAGCCTATCCCATCAACCCATTGACGACAAAGAACGCCACAGACGGGTCAGCCAGGCCCTGGGCAAAGGCAAATTTGCAGATGCAAACATAAAAATCAAACACCTTTCCGGGGGGTGGCGCAAACGGCTGGCCATTACCCGGGCCCTTTGCATGGGTCCTGATCTTCTGCTTTTGGACGAACCCACCAACCATCTGGACATTGAAGGCATTCTCTGGCTTGAAAAAATGCTTCAGGCGGCAAGATTCTCCTTTATCCTTGTCAGCCATGACCGAACCTTTCTGGAAAATGTCTGCTCCCATACCATGGAAATCGGACGGTATTATGAAGGGGGATATTTTAAAATCCTGGGCCAGTATAAAAAATTTGAACAGGAAAGAGAAAAATACCTGGATGCCCAGGTCAAACAGCAGGCCTCTTTGGCCTCTAAAATGAGGCGGGAAGATGAATGGCTCAGACAGGGAGCCAAGGCCAGGACAACCAAGGCCAAATACAGAATTGACCAGGCAGGGGAACTCAGAAAAAAGCTTGGGCTTATCAAGGAAAGAAACCAGCAGACCGCCAAGGTCAACATTGATTTTTCAGGCACGGGCCGCCAGACCCGAAAGCTGCTCAGGGTCCACAATTTAGGCAAGGCATTCGAGGGAACCCAGCTCTTTTCAAATATTACCTTTGAACTGGGCCCCAAATTTTGTTTAGGAATTGTCGGGGAAAACGGCTCGGGCAAGTCCACCTTTTTATCCCTGGTGGAACGGACCTTGGAACCGGATCAGGGCACGGTCAAGTGGGTAGAAAACCTCAGGATTGCCGCCTTTCACCAGGACCGGACTCAGATTGATCCAAATATCTCCCTAAGGGATGCGCTCAACCCTGCCGGAGGCGATAGCGTAAACTACAAGGACCAGTCGATCCATGTGGTCAGCTGGGCCAAACGGTTTTTGTTCATGCCGGATCAATTGGACATGCCGGTAAAAAGGCTTTCCGGCGGCGAAAAGGCCAGAATCATCCTGGCCAACCTCATGCTTGAACCCTGTGATATCCTCTTGCTGGATGAACCCACAAATGACCTGGATATCCTGTCTTTGGAGGTTCTTGAAAATTCCATCAGAGAATTTCCAGGGGCTGTGATCATTGTCTCCCATGACCGGTATCTCATGGACAGGGTCTGCCATCGTATGCTTTTTCTGGATAAAAAAAAGGCCCCGGCATTTTACCAGAATTTTGACCAGATCCTTGCGGCCAGGCACACAGCCAAGCCGTCCAAGCCTGTTAAAAAACAGGTTGAAAATCAAAAACCAAAAGAAAAACCTGTTTTTTCCTACAAAGACAAATATGAGCTCGAACATATTGAAGATAAAATTCTCCAGGCCGAGGCCGTGGTGGAAGACCTGAGTCAAAAAGTCCAAGCCCCTTATGTGATCCGGGATACGCTTCTGCTGACCCAAACCTGTGCCCTTCTTGAACAGGCAGAATCACAGGTGCAAGACTTGTACGCACGATGGGAAACACTTGAAGCAAAAAAACAAGCGGCACAGGAAAACAAATAA
- a CDS encoding LysR family transcriptional regulator has translation MELYQLRTFVTVAEESHLTRAACRLNTSQPSVSAHIKALEQEFGIALFKRSKKGMHLTGQGKVLLEKAKTVLASSVDLFNQAEKLKGNPMGEVRIGLNAQPDLLRVNRLFEAGKIMYPGLKFQLIQKSSHRVEKALKAGAIACGYFLDAAVAPGIATRSLGKIEFWVTGPADWEQKLNNANIHHIKDLPWVVNTEGCRLGRIIRQHFDLGIKELNTAVEADDEAMIGLIRAGAGLGFMEKSAAKAAYDKGQVAIWQGKPLCVDLLFAFLDARRDDPVIEAMHRLHDTVWQPSD, from the coding sequence ATGGAATTATACCAACTGCGTACATTTGTGACCGTGGCCGAAGAGAGCCACTTGACCCGGGCAGCCTGCCGCCTGAACACGAGTCAACCTTCTGTCAGCGCCCATATCAAGGCATTGGAACAGGAATTTGGTATTGCTCTGTTTAAAAGAAGCAAAAAAGGAATGCATCTTACCGGCCAAGGGAAAGTTCTTTTGGAAAAGGCAAAAACAGTGCTGGCGTCCTCTGTGGATCTTTTCAATCAGGCTGAAAAACTAAAGGGAAACCCCATGGGCGAGGTCAGAATAGGGCTGAACGCCCAACCCGATCTGCTGAGAGTAAACCGCTTGTTTGAGGCGGGGAAAATAATGTATCCTGGATTGAAATTCCAGTTGATCCAGAAGTCTTCCCACCGGGTTGAAAAAGCCCTTAAGGCCGGAGCCATTGCCTGCGGTTACTTTTTGGACGCTGCCGTTGCCCCGGGGATTGCGACCCGAAGTCTTGGGAAGATTGAATTTTGGGTGACCGGGCCGGCAGACTGGGAGCAGAAGCTTAACAATGCAAATATTCATCATATTAAAGATCTTCCCTGGGTGGTCAACACAGAGGGATGCCGCCTGGGACGAATTATTCGCCAACACTTTGACCTGGGCATAAAGGAGTTGAACACTGCGGTGGAAGCCGACGATGAGGCCATGATCGGATTGATCCGGGCAGGGGCCGGCCTGGGCTTTATGGAGAAAAGCGCAGCCAAAGCAGCCTATGATAAAGGTCAGGTTGCAATCTGGCAGGGAAAACCTTTGTGCGTGGATTTATTGTTTGCGTTTCTTGACGCCCGGCGAGATGACCCGGTAATTGAGGCCATGCACAGGCTCCATGATACGGTTTGGCAGCCTTCGGATTAA
- a CDS encoding HAMP domain-containing protein, translating to MPDFFRTIAFRLTVWYAGIFSISSCVVFALFYFLATQTILNQIDQELMDKAGYFRTAIQRNGIVGAQNLAVIEAQAAGEKQIFFRLLYPTGEVFASSHMSYWKDVGIDDNSVDRLMHKQVPVFKTVKVTGHHQNARMMYAFVAQNVILHTGLAMNAHSRFLSSFKKIFSISMGFVIFFSAVSGMFLARQALSGVAAITRTASTIKGSNLDQRVPETGNQDELDLLAVTFNRMLDRISALVKSIREISDNIAHDLKSPLTRIRGFAELALIQAKPDDIETYEAMAANTIEESDRLLDMINTMLVISRAEGGEETFEFVPMDLSSLVSDACDLFVPVAEDKQIRFTHKVEPEIRIKADPSMLQRAFSNIVDNALKYTPEKGEVQVSLTADTDGQRSFVSIRVADTGPGIKPDCLEKIFERFFRAESSRTTQGTGLGLSLAKTIVEQHKGEIFVENRNYGGSVFCIRLPYRHFEII from the coding sequence ATGCCTGATTTTTTCAGAACCATCGCCTTTAGGCTCACGGTCTGGTATGCAGGCATTTTTTCCATTTCTTCCTGTGTGGTGTTTGCCCTGTTTTATTTTCTAGCCACCCAGACCATATTAAACCAGATTGACCAGGAACTCATGGACAAGGCCGGGTATTTCAGGACGGCAATCCAGCGCAACGGGATCGTGGGCGCACAGAATCTTGCTGTGATCGAAGCCCAGGCTGCAGGGGAAAAACAGATTTTTTTCAGGCTGCTCTATCCCACAGGCGAGGTGTTTGCCTCCTCCCACATGTCCTATTGGAAAGATGTGGGCATTGACGATAACTCCGTGGACAGGCTGATGCACAAACAGGTGCCCGTATTTAAAACCGTCAAGGTGACAGGGCATCACCAGAACGCCAGGATGATGTACGCCTTTGTGGCCCAGAATGTGATCCTCCATACCGGCCTTGCCATGAACGCCCATTCCCGGTTTCTTTCAAGCTTTAAAAAAATATTTTCCATTTCCATGGGCTTTGTCATCTTTTTTTCAGCCGTTTCCGGAATGTTTCTGGCCCGCCAGGCCCTCTCCGGCGTGGCTGCCATTACCCGTACCGCCAGCACCATTAAAGGGTCCAACCTTGACCAGCGGGTGCCTGAAACCGGCAACCAGGATGAACTTGACCTGTTGGCCGTCACCTTTAACCGGATGCTGGACAGGATTTCAGCATTGGTGAAAAGCATCCGGGAAATAAGTGACAACATTGCCCATGACCTTAAAAGTCCTCTGACCCGGATCCGGGGATTTGCAGAGCTTGCTCTGATTCAGGCAAAGCCCGATGATATTGAAACCTATGAGGCCATGGCCGCCAACACCATTGAAGAGTCTGACAGGCTTTTGGACATGATCAACACCATGCTTGTGATTTCAAGGGCAGAAGGCGGTGAAGAGACCTTTGAGTTTGTGCCCATGGATTTAAGCTCTCTGGTCTCCGATGCCTGTGATCTTTTTGTGCCCGTAGCAGAGGATAAACAGATTAGGTTTACCCACAAGGTCGAACCAGAAATCAGGATCAAGGCAGATCCGTCCATGCTCCAGCGGGCCTTTTCAAATATCGTTGACAATGCCTTGAAATATACGCCTGAAAAAGGTGAGGTACAGGTATCCCTGACAGCTGACACAGATGGCCAAAGATCTTTTGTGTCCATCCGGGTGGCCGACACAGGACCGGGAATTAAACCTGACTGCCTTGAAAAGATCTTTGAGCGGTTTTTCAGGGCAGAGTCTTCAAGAACCACCCAGGGTACGGGCTTGGGCTTGAGTCTTGCCAAAACCATTGTGGAACAGCACAAGGGGGAGATTTTTGTTGAAAACCGCAACTATGGCGGATCTGTCTTTTGTATTAGATTACCATATCGTCACTTTGAGATCATTTAA
- a CDS encoding YjbQ family protein, whose protein sequence is MKHYRKELWFEIPTRRAFINITPEIERCVEQSQIQNGLVLCNAMHITASVFINDDEAGLHHDYDLWLEKLAPHAPVGQYRHNVGEDNADAHMKRQVMGREVVVALTDGKLDFGTWEQIFYGEFDGKRKKRVLVKIIGE, encoded by the coding sequence ATGAAGCATTATCGAAAGGAACTCTGGTTTGAGATCCCTACACGGCGGGCCTTTATTAATATTACCCCGGAAATTGAACGTTGTGTTGAACAAAGTCAGATTCAAAACGGGCTGGTGCTCTGCAATGCCATGCATATTACGGCCTCTGTTTTTATCAATGACGACGAGGCAGGGCTTCACCACGACTATGATCTCTGGCTTGAAAAACTTGCGCCCCATGCCCCGGTGGGCCAATACCGGCACAATGTGGGAGAAGACAATGCCGATGCCCATATGAAACGGCAGGTCATGGGCAGGGAGGTCGTGGTTGCCTTGACCGACGGGAAACTGGATTTTGGCACCTGGGAGCAGATTTTTTACGGTGAGTTTGACGGGAAACGCAAAAAAAGAGTTCTGGTAAAAATCATCGGGGAATAG
- a CDS encoding 16S rRNA (uracil(1498)-N(3))-methyltransferase, whose amino-acid sequence MNLILLEEKDFSGPDHVRITGQRFIHVKKVIKPGNNSILTCGMVNGKMGTGTLLSMDRQGFEMKVNLVDDPPPPLPLTLVMALPRPKMLKRILQSLASLGVKDIYLINSWRVEKSFWKSDVLDSDRLERHLRLGLAQAKDTQMPRVHLRRYFTPFVQEEIESISRGKVLVLAHPKSVQPCPVGVNKQTVLVIGPEGGFIEKEISAFVRMGFESFTLGPRILRVETAVTALVSRLFT is encoded by the coding sequence ATGAACCTGATCCTGTTGGAGGAAAAGGATTTTTCAGGACCGGACCATGTTCGCATTACAGGGCAACGGTTCATCCATGTCAAAAAAGTGATTAAACCTGGAAATAACAGCATTCTCACCTGCGGCATGGTCAACGGGAAAATGGGCACAGGGACGCTCTTGTCCATGGACCGCCAGGGCTTTGAAATGAAGGTGAATTTGGTTGATGATCCGCCGCCCCCTTTGCCTTTAACCCTGGTGATGGCACTGCCACGGCCCAAGATGCTCAAGCGGATCCTCCAGTCCTTGGCAAGCCTTGGGGTAAAAGATATTTATCTGATCAATTCCTGGCGGGTGGAAAAAAGTTTTTGGAAAAGCGATGTGTTAGACTCTGACCGTTTGGAGCGCCATTTGCGTTTAGGGCTTGCACAGGCCAAGGATACCCAGATGCCCAGGGTGCACTTAAGGCGGTATTTTACGCCCTTTGTTCAAGAGGAAATTGAATCGATTTCCAGGGGCAAGGTCTTAGTTCTGGCCCACCCGAAAAGTGTACAGCCCTGTCCTGTTGGGGTGAACAAACAGACTGTGCTGGTCATCGGCCCTGAAGGCGGATTTATTGAAAAGGAAATCAGCGCCTTTGTCCGTATGGGATTTGAATCTTTTACCCTGGGCCCGAGAATTTTAAGGGTCGAAACTGCGGTAACAGCCCTTGTATCAAGGCTTTTTACATGA
- a CDS encoding cyclic nucleotide-binding domain-containing protein: MNAEKYAKYAQILEKTKWANEFSWNHIKKICLYIDPVMAKPGAIVFKEGEMDKSLGIIVKGAIDIIKENTKVTTLKSSQTFGEMSLIDGEPRSASGIAAKETIIFFMREEHLIQLTEDDPKLGVQLLWKISKLISQRLRNTTGKLVDYMGDSPG; the protein is encoded by the coding sequence ATGAATGCGGAAAAATATGCCAAGTATGCCCAGATACTTGAAAAGACCAAATGGGCCAATGAATTTTCCTGGAATCATATCAAGAAAATCTGTCTTTACATTGATCCGGTCATGGCTAAACCCGGTGCCATTGTGTTCAAGGAAGGGGAGATGGACAAGAGTCTCGGGATTATCGTCAAAGGGGCCATTGATATCATCAAGGAAAATACAAAAGTGACCACCCTGAAAAGTTCCCAGACCTTTGGGGAGATGTCCCTGATTGACGGGGAACCCAGGTCCGCATCCGGAATTGCCGCAAAAGAGACCATTATTTTTTTCATGCGGGAAGAACATCTGATCCAGCTGACCGAAGATGATCCAAAACTCGGGGTTCAGCTTTTGTGGAAAATTTCCAAACTCATCAGCCAGCGCCTTCGTAACACCACGGGAAAACTTGTGGATTACATGGGGGATTCTCCGGGATAA